Proteins encoded together in one Caldicellulosiruptor saccharolyticus DSM 8903 window:
- a CDS encoding ABC transporter permease, with translation MRKKGSVIYELTKNKALYLMTLPGIIFFFIFDYITYIGIIIAFQDFDYSKGIFGSKFVGLRNIRFVIESGDLPRIVFNTLYLNLLFIFTGLIFSIGIAVLLNEITNPIYRKVSQSVSILPHFLSWTVVAMFLLTLCSPESGLINKVLKSMGLEPINFYGDPRPWPLLLTILRIWKGAGWGSIIYLATITGIDPELFEAARIDGASRLQCIRYITLPELKQPAILLTLMGLGNIFKGDFGMIYALVGDNSLLFPTTDVIDTYVFRALRQLNDVGMSAAVGLMQSIVGFILVVIVNTLVKRIDEEAAIF, from the coding sequence ATGAGAAAAAAAGGTTCAGTAATATATGAATTAACTAAAAATAAAGCACTTTATCTAATGACCTTGCCGGGTATAATTTTCTTTTTTATTTTTGATTATATAACATACATTGGGATTATAATAGCATTTCAAGATTTTGATTATTCTAAGGGAATATTTGGAAGTAAGTTTGTGGGATTGCGCAATATAAGATTTGTTATAGAAAGTGGCGATTTACCACGTATTGTATTTAATACATTATACTTAAACTTGTTATTCATCTTTACCGGTTTGATATTTTCCATCGGAATAGCTGTTTTGTTAAATGAAATTACTAACCCAATTTATAGAAAAGTGTCTCAAAGTGTTTCTATCTTACCTCATTTTTTGTCTTGGACAGTGGTAGCAATGTTTTTGTTAACTCTTTGTTCACCAGAAAGCGGATTGATAAATAAAGTATTAAAAAGCATGGGTTTAGAACCCATCAATTTTTATGGTGACCCACGGCCTTGGCCATTATTGCTGACTATTTTGAGAATTTGGAAAGGTGCTGGGTGGGGGTCTATAATTTACCTTGCCACTATTACTGGAATTGATCCTGAGCTATTTGAAGCAGCAAGAATTGATGGTGCAAGCAGGCTTCAGTGTATCAGGTATATTACTCTTCCAGAATTAAAACAGCCTGCAATTCTTTTGACATTAATGGGTTTAGGAAATATTTTTAAAGGCGATTTTGGGATGATATATGCTTTGGTTGGAGACAATTCTCTGTTATTTCCAACAACAGATGTCATTGATACTTATGTATTTAGAGCTCTCCGACAGTTAAATGACGTTGGAATGTCAGCAGCAGTTGGTCTGATGCAGTCAATAGTAGGGTTTATTTTAGTTGTCATAGTTAATACTTTAGTAAAAAGAATTGATGAAGAAGCTGCTATATTCTGA
- a CDS encoding DUF3502 domain-containing protein has product MKRFIKKALCLVVVVCFILLSIVSLQPQMVKSAPPQTTLKLYFWGGSSLFKNVDRVISEFEKRTKNTLNIKLNLTIIPTSADYKDKMKMMVAAKEEMDLVFDAPWMNLNTFATQDVYNDLEKYFNNPKKYPGLYKAFPKDFLEANKFFGKLIAVPLTESLTDFQVVFYRLDLAKKYGLGELKNYDDLYKFMSLVQKNEKNIKTIYLGNAGWARAFKVNPNVEPNPRVQQVMSWVFTGAMALLSPDYKRVQQIAVPGEGESAFSAYPPPYNKLDTYLYYVKMARKFYPLVDKDSIYASRDNTPFLIGKYAVCEGNLSGFVSTQATLKQNVPGAELGVLICENKNVLAMKKGAYWTTMKVSNYVCVPKTSKKVDRVMQFLDWIFQNQENHDLFQFGIKNKDWIPVGRDQYKIPSVDPNNLYQFPGYQLTWNPTYVRKPADLPSEIKKWFDYQYRFDTYSKSPLAGFTFDQTPVKVEMAKISSIQSTYQLPLCAGLYPDPEAKVQEFVKRIKAAGFEKVRKELRKQLQAFLDQKYGGKK; this is encoded by the coding sequence ATGAAAAGGTTTATCAAAAAAGCTTTATGTTTGGTTGTGGTTGTGTGCTTTATATTATTAAGTATAGTTTCCCTCCAGCCACAAATGGTTAAGTCGGCTCCGCCTCAAACCACATTGAAATTGTACTTTTGGGGTGGAAGTAGTCTTTTCAAAAATGTGGATCGTGTAATATCAGAGTTTGAAAAAAGGACCAAAAATACTCTTAATATTAAACTCAATCTTACTATTATTCCGACAAGCGCAGACTACAAGGATAAAATGAAAATGATGGTGGCAGCAAAAGAGGAGATGGACCTTGTTTTTGATGCTCCATGGATGAATTTAAATACTTTTGCTACGCAAGATGTGTATAATGATTTAGAAAAATACTTTAATAATCCTAAAAAATATCCAGGGCTTTACAAAGCTTTTCCAAAAGATTTTTTGGAAGCTAATAAATTTTTTGGAAAATTGATAGCTGTACCTCTTACTGAATCATTGACTGATTTCCAGGTAGTTTTTTATAGGTTAGATTTAGCAAAGAAATATGGATTGGGCGAGTTGAAAAATTATGATGATCTGTATAAGTTTATGAGTTTGGTTCAAAAGAACGAAAAAAATATTAAAACAATTTATTTGGGCAATGCTGGTTGGGCAAGAGCTTTCAAAGTCAATCCCAATGTAGAACCAAATCCGCGTGTTCAACAGGTAATGAGTTGGGTATTTACTGGAGCTATGGCTTTGCTTTCGCCTGATTATAAGAGAGTTCAACAAATAGCAGTACCCGGTGAAGGTGAATCTGCATTTTCAGCCTATCCACCACCGTATAACAAACTTGACACTTATTTATACTATGTAAAGATGGCAAGAAAATTCTATCCACTTGTTGACAAAGATTCAATATACGCTTCTCGTGACAACACTCCATTCTTAATAGGTAAATATGCAGTATGTGAGGGTAATTTGAGTGGATTTGTGAGCACTCAAGCTACACTTAAACAAAATGTTCCTGGTGCGGAATTAGGTGTTCTTATCTGTGAAAACAAGAATGTGTTAGCAATGAAAAAAGGAGCTTATTGGACAACAATGAAAGTTTCAAATTATGTTTGTGTTCCGAAAACATCAAAAAAGGTTGATAGAGTAATGCAATTTTTAGACTGGATATTCCAAAATCAGGAAAATCACGATTTGTTCCAGTTTGGTATAAAGAATAAAGATTGGATCCCTGTAGGACGTGATCAATATAAAATTCCAAGTGTTGATCCCAATAATCTCTATCAGTTTCCTGGTTATCAGTTGACATGGAATCCGACTTATGTAAGAAAACCAGCTGATTTGCCAAGTGAAATCAAAAAGTGGTTTGATTATCAATACAGGTTTGATACTTATAGCAAGTCGCCATTGGCAGGATTTACATTTGATCAGACACCTGTAAAAGTTGAAATGGCAAAGATTAGTAGTATTCAATCAACATATCAACTTCCACTTTGTGCAGGACTTTATCCTGACCCAGAGGCAAAGGTGCAGGAATTTGTGAAGAGAATAAAAGCAGCTGGATTTGAAAAGGTAAGAAAAGAATTGAGAAAACAGCTTCAGGCATTTCTCGATCAAAAATATGGTGGTAAGAAGTAA
- a CDS encoding helix-turn-helix domain-containing protein: MLKKFFDSLKQIGRKNTVLLKILFSYLLISVVLTSSLSFLLIKTYTAKQINEVKRITHNMVLQSYNTADSIFFNTFSFLYSIYQSDTDIVNGLYGTTFDWVDKYNIMEKLKRILNLNKMIYSVYICNAEVRLVFSATSDGYTFIDRWESFYDKDALELINDVKERYRCLFIARATKYKIFNTTFSQNFITLLFYMPEKGISDSAFIINFKQADIQKTLTSGKIDDQFQVFIIDKEGYVISHNDERMIGKSMGEEKFIKRIITSSTKAGDFVGEYNSKKIFVSYVRSENLGWTIVGVGEYNRLLNVSTIAKKQMILITIVFLLVGIFIAFLFTQKMYLPIGRLVNEIRQKKVASVSEMDEYTFLNFAFNNLIDNLRKLTRDVDIMVSAKKKEIILRLLNGEYVSTNEGKVKQLMKQYEIKLANSSSFAVIIIALDNFKNLCMMYRAKDISLFKFSILNVAEETLSERYVTESVENGLNYVSIIVGNDKHGRELDMNELVEYANKVKNNINKFLNLSVTVTVGNIVHSINLINNSYERAMNLLSYRLLKGFNQVISVFDTVNEDSKREYPYDIENQIIKAIKSKCPSKIEEAVNMFFDYISNFTPDDVFQSIIQLSIMLNRTFNVSSLVSKEVKVTSLYNFKSLFTQIQEYETLEEIKKLMLTISTELAKTFENETLVKKKEVAQQVKEYIDENYSRPDITIYTLADKVNLSPNYVRLIFKEIYNISPSDYLLEVRMNKAKELLIQTDYTVKKIAELVGFSDNRYFYITFKRYTGKTAEEFRKEHRQKDLV, encoded by the coding sequence ATGTTGAAAAAGTTTTTTGATAGTTTAAAGCAAATCGGCAGAAAAAATACAGTTCTTTTAAAAATTTTATTTTCATATCTTCTTATAAGTGTTGTGTTAACCTCTTCGTTATCGTTTCTTTTGATAAAAACATATACAGCAAAACAAATAAATGAAGTTAAGAGAATAACACATAATATGGTATTACAATCTTATAATACAGCGGATAGTATTTTTTTCAATACATTCAGTTTTTTGTATTCTATATATCAATCAGATACTGACATAGTAAATGGGTTGTATGGGACTACTTTTGACTGGGTGGATAAATACAATATTATGGAAAAATTAAAAAGGATTTTAAATCTTAATAAAATGATATATTCGGTATACATTTGTAATGCAGAAGTAAGACTTGTATTTTCTGCCACTTCTGATGGATATACATTTATTGATAGATGGGAATCATTTTATGATAAGGATGCATTGGAATTAATAAATGACGTAAAAGAAAGATATAGATGTTTATTTATAGCACGAGCAACAAAGTACAAAATTTTTAACACAACCTTTTCACAGAATTTCATTACCCTTCTTTTTTATATGCCAGAAAAAGGAATATCAGATTCTGCATTCATCATTAATTTTAAACAAGCAGATATTCAAAAAACTTTGACAAGTGGTAAAATAGATGACCAGTTTCAGGTCTTTATAATTGATAAAGAAGGTTATGTCATATCCCATAACGACGAAAGAATGATAGGGAAAAGTATGGGGGAGGAAAAATTTATAAAGCGAATAATCACTTCTTCTACTAAAGCTGGTGACTTTGTCGGAGAATATAACAGCAAAAAGATATTTGTTTCATACGTAAGGTCTGAAAATTTGGGTTGGACAATAGTGGGTGTGGGTGAATATAATCGACTACTAAATGTTTCAACTATTGCAAAGAAACAAATGATTTTGATAACAATTGTGTTTCTGTTAGTTGGAATTTTTATTGCTTTTTTATTCACTCAAAAAATGTATTTGCCTATAGGACGATTGGTTAATGAGATAAGACAGAAAAAAGTTGCTTCAGTTTCCGAAATGGATGAGTATACGTTCTTAAATTTTGCATTTAACAATTTAATTGACAATTTGAGGAAACTCACAAGAGATGTAGATATAATGGTGAGTGCAAAGAAGAAAGAAATTATTCTTCGTTTACTTAATGGTGAATATGTTTCGACTAATGAAGGAAAAGTAAAGCAGTTGATGAAACAATATGAAATAAAATTAGCTAATTCTTCTTCTTTTGCTGTTATCATAATTGCATTGGATAATTTTAAGAATCTTTGTATGATGTATAGAGCAAAGGATATATCTCTTTTTAAATTTTCGATATTAAATGTAGCAGAGGAAACATTGAGTGAACGTTATGTTACTGAAAGTGTAGAGAATGGTTTGAATTATGTAAGTATAATTGTGGGAAATGATAAGCACGGTAGAGAATTGGATATGAATGAGCTTGTTGAATATGCAAACAAAGTTAAAAATAATATAAATAAATTCTTGAATTTGTCTGTCACTGTAACAGTTGGAAATATAGTTCATTCCATAAATTTGATTAATAATTCCTATGAGAGAGCGATGAACTTGTTAAGCTACAGGCTTTTGAAAGGTTTTAACCAAGTTATATCTGTATTTGACACTGTTAATGAAGATTCGAAAAGAGAATATCCATATGATATTGAGAATCAGATTATAAAAGCTATTAAATCAAAATGTCCATCAAAAATTGAGGAAGCGGTGAATATGTTTTTTGATTATATTAGCAATTTTACTCCGGATGACGTTTTTCAATCTATAATTCAACTCAGTATTATGTTAAATCGTACTTTTAACGTTTCTTCGCTGGTCAGTAAGGAAGTTAAAGTGACAAGCCTGTATAACTTTAAATCTTTGTTTACCCAGATTCAAGAATATGAAACATTAGAAGAAATTAAAAAGCTTATGTTAACAATATCTACTGAACTAGCTAAAACATTTGAAAATGAAACTTTAGTAAAGAAAAAAGAAGTAGCCCAACAAGTAAAGGAATACATAGATGAAAATTATTCTAGACCAGATATCACTATATATACTCTTGCGGATAAAGTCAATTTGTCACCAAACTATGTAAGACTAATTTTTAAAGAGATATACAATATATCCCCTTCTGATTACTTGTTAGAGGTGAGAATGAATAAGGCAAAAGAGCTTTTAATACAAACTGACTATACGGTCAAGAAAATTGCTGAGTTGGTAGGTTTTTCAGATAATAGGTATTTCTATATTACATTTAAAAGGTATACTGGTAAGACTGCGGAAGAATTTAGAAAAGAACATAGGCAAAAAGACTTAGTTTAA
- a CDS encoding carbon-nitrogen hydrolase family protein, giving the protein MRVSIVQSRQFVDFEVEDYEKYPIEYFENIKRKTLYEICYLIEQAAKDHPDLIVTPEAVNAIIPSNKRTKFFKQLTDPLDGETVKKVCEIAKKYRCNIVVGLYTSRENKAYNSALFINRKGDIVDVYDKVHLAVGEETNLCPGNEFKVFDTDIGKVGILICWDMQFPEAARILALSGADIIICPTWGWENKYGICRAYENGIYVVAAMAIPKKGVIPPFQDPSCVVCGNGEILVQGKRDRIEIIKCEIDIHKLPPLQYGITYDSGYTSMREVRLMRRRPELYKKLIE; this is encoded by the coding sequence ATGAGAGTGTCAATTGTCCAAAGTAGGCAATTTGTTGATTTTGAAGTAGAGGATTATGAAAAATACCCGATAGAATATTTTGAGAATATAAAAAGGAAAACACTTTATGAGATTTGTTATTTGATAGAACAAGCAGCAAAAGATCACCCAGATCTTATTGTTACGCCAGAAGCTGTTAATGCAATAATACCCTCCAACAAAAGGACAAAATTTTTTAAACAGCTCACTGACCCTCTCGATGGTGAGACAGTAAAAAAAGTCTGTGAAATCGCTAAGAAATACAGATGTAACATAGTTGTTGGATTATATACTTCAAGGGAAAATAAGGCTTACAATTCTGCCTTATTTATTAATAGAAAAGGTGATATCGTTGATGTTTATGATAAAGTTCATTTAGCAGTTGGTGAAGAAACAAACTTGTGTCCGGGAAATGAATTTAAAGTGTTTGATACTGACATAGGGAAAGTAGGGATACTTATTTGTTGGGATATGCAATTTCCGGAAGCAGCAAGAATTTTAGCACTAAGCGGTGCTGACATTATTATTTGTCCAACTTGGGGATGGGAAAACAAATACGGCATTTGCAGAGCATATGAAAATGGGATTTATGTAGTGGCAGCAATGGCTATTCCTAAGAAAGGTGTTATTCCACCTTTTCAAGATCCCTCCTGTGTAGTTTGTGGGAATGGAGAAATATTAGTTCAAGGTAAAAGAGATAGAATAGAAATTATAAAGTGCGAGATTGATATTCACAAACTTCCGCCGTTGCAATATGGAATTACTTATGATAGTGGATATACTTCAATGAGGGAAGTTCGACTCATGAGAAGAAGACCAGAGTTATATAAGAAATTGATTGAATAA
- a CDS encoding glycoside hydrolase family 88 protein yields the protein MKNYNKLEMTLDTCVEKTRININDLVNSFTSWSFDEEGKYERFNENFFDIGNWTTSFFTGMALLSYEITKDTYFLQKLFSIKDRYKDKVEKYWYNTMHDLGFLYILYSVGLYKITGDNDLRNISLRAADELLKRFNIKGNFIQAWGNINKLDDQYSGLIIVDSLMNVPLLFWAFEETNVKIYFDVAKAHVETVIKYLVRDDYSLYHAYRFNIFTGEPIQPENYCGFNVDSHWARGTAWAIYGLALCYKHTKEEKYLDLSIKIAEKYLENTKENLIPKWDFKLTADAPHIVDTSAAVIAMCGFDEILKYRSMPKVEEYIKNTLEIICEEYVNLDLSCRGILKDAQVGDKVKIAKNAYTSWGDYFLMEILVRRLTKCEVFW from the coding sequence ATGAAAAATTATAATAAATTGGAAATGACATTAGATACATGCGTAGAAAAAACAAGGATAAATATTAATGATTTGGTAAATAGCTTTACAAGTTGGTCATTTGACGAAGAAGGAAAATATGAAAGGTTTAACGAGAACTTTTTTGATATAGGAAATTGGACAACCTCTTTTTTTACGGGAATGGCATTGCTATCATATGAAATTACAAAAGATACATATTTTCTACAGAAATTGTTTTCTATTAAAGATAGATACAAAGACAAAGTAGAGAAATATTGGTATAATACTATGCATGATTTGGGCTTCCTCTATATCCTATATTCAGTTGGCTTATACAAGATTACGGGTGATAATGATTTAAGAAATATTTCGTTGAGAGCTGCAGATGAATTATTAAAAAGATTTAATATTAAGGGGAATTTTATTCAAGCATGGGGAAACATCAACAAATTAGATGATCAATACAGTGGACTTATAATTGTAGATAGTTTGATGAATGTACCGTTATTATTTTGGGCGTTTGAAGAGACAAATGTGAAAATTTATTTTGATGTAGCCAAAGCTCATGTTGAAACAGTAATAAAGTACTTAGTGAGAGATGACTATTCTCTCTATCATGCTTACAGATTTAATATCTTTACTGGTGAGCCTATTCAGCCAGAAAATTACTGTGGATTTAATGTAGACTCCCATTGGGCAAGAGGAACTGCATGGGCCATTTATGGGCTTGCTTTATGTTATAAACACACTAAGGAAGAAAAATATCTTGATTTATCGATTAAGATTGCTGAAAAATACCTTGAAAATACTAAGGAAAACCTTATTCCAAAATGGGATTTTAAATTAACAGCTGATGCACCTCATATAGTTGATACTTCAGCAGCTGTTATTGCCATGTGTGGCTTTGATGAAATTTTGAAATATCGTTCTATGCCTAAAGTTGAAGAATATATTAAAAACACTCTTGAGATAATTTGCGAAGAGTATGTCAATTTAGATTTAAGCTGTAGAGGAATTTTGAAGGATGCTCAAGTTGGTGACAAAGTTAAAATTGCTAAAAACGCATATACCAGTTGGGGGGATTATTTCCTAATGGAAATATTAGTTCGTAGATTAACTAAATGCGAAGTGTTTTGGTAA